The stretch of DNA AATCAGCGATATGCAAGGGTTGAATATCTGTGTTTCAATTTTTGATGGTATAGGCACTATTTCTTTTATATCTTCCATAATAACAAAACTAGAATTAGATTAATAAATAATATTTCATATACAATAATATCTTTTACAAATATTCTTTTAAATTTCGATAAAAACAAGAAAACAAAGTGGACAAAAAGTGGACAGCTTACTATTTATACGAATATTTCTTAATTAAATTTCAAGCCATCATTCCTTGCATTTTCACTCCACTCATACAAAGACAAGCCCTGAAATCCCTATCTTTACCCCTTCTTTTAATCAACCCTTCTAAAACCACTTACCAATGATGCTATTAGAACAATTTAAAGACCTAGATCCTTTTATTCTTTCCTCCATAATGGGAGATTTTCAAGCCATTGTACAGCAAAAATCTTTTCCCAAGCATCATATTCTGCATCGAGAAGGAACCATTTGCAATCATTTGTATATCATAGAAAAAGGAATTGCCAGAGCCTATTATTATAAAGATGGAAAGGATATCACGGCTCATTTTGCGGTAGAAAATGGTAGTATTACGGCAATTGACAGTTTTATTCAACGCAAAAGAAGCCGATACAACATCGAGCTGCTTGAAGATTCGGAGGTTCATTTAGTAGCCTATCAAGATATACAACTACTCCTAGAGCAAAAACCAACTTATGAAAAGTACATCCGCTTGTTTTTGGAACAAATCTATGTGGATCTTGCCGAACGAATAGAAGATTTATTATTTCATACGGCCAAAGAGCGTTATCAACAACTGCTTCAAAAAAATCCTAGCCTTATACAACGGGTCAATCTAGGACACATCGCTTCTTTTATTGGGATTAGCCAAGAAACATTGAGTAGAATACGAACACAAGTCTAAATGGTTTGCTTTTTTGACAATTGTCAAAGGAAACCTTTGCGCTAAGCTTTTTCTTTGTAGAAAATCATTTTCTAATAGAAAAAAGCAAATTATATCCTAATGAATCAAACGATTATACAATTGTCGGCTACTGCCCTTGCCTCCAAAATAAAAAACAAAGAACTATCAGTCCTCCAAGTACTTACCGCTTTTTTAGAACAAATTGAGAAACAGAACCCAAGCATTAATGCCATCAGTGATTTAAGAAGCAAAAGTGAATTATTAGAAGAAGCACGAGCCAAAGATGCCCTTCTTCAGA from Aureispira anguillae encodes:
- a CDS encoding Crp/Fnr family transcriptional regulator, whose translation is MMLLEQFKDLDPFILSSIMGDFQAIVQQKSFPKHHILHREGTICNHLYIIEKGIARAYYYKDGKDITAHFAVENGSITAIDSFIQRKRSRYNIELLEDSEVHLVAYQDIQLLLEQKPTYEKYIRLFLEQIYVDLAERIEDLLFHTAKERYQQLLQKNPSLIQRVNLGHIASFIGISQETLSRIRTQV